DNA from Bos indicus isolate NIAB-ARS_2022 breed Sahiwal x Tharparkar chromosome 15, NIAB-ARS_B.indTharparkar_mat_pri_1.0, whole genome shotgun sequence:
ACTCCCAGGGTGTGGCCAGAGTCCAGGcggtccccaccctccccagaggAGCCCCAGGGCGGGACTGTTACTGCAGGGCAGGCATCTGTCAGGGGCCTGGTTACCTTCTTGAGGAGCAGCCCGTGGGAAATGTTGTCAGCAGTCAGGAAAGCAGAAACCAGGTGGGTGATGGAGCCAGCCTCCCCACAGTGAGGCCGGAACAGGAACGTGCTCAGGCCCCGCTCCCTGCAGGCATGAGGCTCATGGTAAAAAAGGACCCTTGGTCCACCTGCCCCAGTGACCGTGGGCCTGCGCCGCTCGCTCAGGGCCCACTCCAGGGAAGACAGTCACCCATGGCAGGGTCAGCACCCTGGAAACAACCTCTCCCCAAATCTGAGACCCAGGCCCAGAGCTCCTCAGAACCAAGAGATGCCATCTCCGGAGAACAGAGGGAGGGCCCAGTCCTCCAtccatcctctcctcctctcccccagggcctggcagccCAGATTCAGACAGGCAAGGCCCTGAGAAACCATCGAGTCCAGACTCTGTTGTAAGAAGGGGGCAATCCCAGAGAGTGGAGCCAGATGTCAGAAGCCCCTGAGCAGGGCAGCAACAGCTGAACTAGAGCCCCTGCCTCAGAAAGCTCAGCCCAGGACTCCACCCCTGGCATCTCCTTTCAGTCGTGGTCCCACTCAAAGCCCCTCACCCAGGAACTAGTGCTTCCTGAGGTCTCAGCCTCGAGACCCAGCAGGGGTGGGAAGGACCGTTCAGCATCCTGCCGCCTGGACCCCGCCTGGGTGTGTGCGCTGGGGGAGCCTGGGCACACAAGACCACCAGATGGAAGCTCTGAGGGCATGAACACAGTCTGTTTAGCTCCCTGTTATGTGTCCTGGGCCCAGGACAGGGCCTTCACTTGGCAGGTGCTGTGAAGTGTTGAATGGATGGACACACATATGAACGCCATTGGTGTGGAGGTGAGTGAACATGTGTCGGAAGGTCATGCATCTGTAACCTATCAgggatggacacacacacaggtgtggtgtgtgtatggaCATGTGTCTAGGCATGGGGGCTGGCCGCCTTGTATGTGTGATGGTGCCTGTTGCAGCAAGCaggcctgtgtgtgtgcgtgcggcCCTGCGAGTACGGGTCCAGTGCGGTGGGTTGGGGAGCACCCCCGTGCAAGGGGTGCACAGGGCTGGCTCACCCACCTGCGGAGGTTGTTCAGCACCATGATGTTGGCATACATGTAGTACAGGTAGTAGCTGTAGGGTGGGTTCTGCTCGCTGGTCCAGACGTCCGGGCTGGGGCTCTTGTCCGAGAACATGTGGTCGCTGTGCTTGGACTCATCATCCACGCTGTCAAACCCTGTCACCTGGGCAGGAGGAGGGATCCTGCATCAAGCTGCGGCAGACGGGCCGCCAAGCGAATTGTTAAAGGCCTTGGCGCCCAGGCCTCTCAGCTGGGGACCCCGGGGCCTGCCTGAACCACATttctcccagggatggggagtgggCACAGCGCCCCAGGCTGTCCCTCCAGGGTTTCCAGAGGTACCCGGAAGCCAGTCTAGAGAGCACCAAGCCCCTGTGTGGCAGCAACAGTGAAGGGGAACTCAGGCCAGGCCAGGTGCAGGGTGAGGCGGCTGGACTCACCTCCCGTCCTCCGCTGTGCCATCAGCAGCAGTGACAACAGCTGTgaggggaaggggacaggagTTTCCATACACCTACGGGGTGTCAGGCCCTGCCTGGAGCACTCACCACACACGTCAGCTAACTCAGTGCTCAAGTGGCCCTGTGAGGGTGGGCTTGGCTGAGAGCAGAGCAGGGCTGGTGGAGGCACTTGCCCACGTCAGACCACCAGCTGAGCCTAAATGGGCTCTGGGCCTGCACTCTTCGGGGCTGCAGGTAGAGGATGCCCTGGAGTGGCCATGAGAAACCCACTGGGATGCCTCATAAGCAGGCCAAGGTGGGCGCCATCCAAGAGGGCTTCTTGGAAGGCTGAGCCCTGGCTCCTGGAGCCTGCCCTCTGAGCAGGGTCGGAGCAGCTCAGAAGACGCCCTCCCCGCAGCATACACTGACACTGGGCCCGCCCTACACTCCATGGGCCCTCCCGAGGCACCAGCCTCTTGCTGTCGCCTCCTCCCAGAGGTCGGGCCCTGAGGGAAGACGTACCTGCGAGGACTCGGCTCCGCGCTGGCACGCAGGGCCACTTGGCTCCCGTCACTCGGCCCCAGCAGTGCTTTGGGAAGGGGCCCCTGAAGGACAGGCTCAATCTGGGgggctcccagcccagccccagccagGTCTGCCTGTTCCCAACTCGGCAGTATAGGCCCAGGGGAGCAAAGGACCACCAAGGTCTTGCCAGAATCTTCTCTGTCAGTCACATGTCAAAGGAAATGACAGTCCCCACTGCAGCTCTCAGCATGGCCTGGACACATCTGGGGGCCAGAGGGACCTCGAGTTCTGCTCTGTCTGCACTCACAGCTCCATGCTGCTCCTGAACTCTCAGGGCCCAGCACGGGGGCAATGTCAGCCCCTCTCCTGAGCTCTGCGTCCCCCCTGCAGGGCCCTAAACTGGACATCCCAAGGGCCTCAAGCACAGAATCTGTCCAAACCccaactcctcctcctccccagcctccccactccccacacagCTGGCAGTGACCTCCTAAAGGCACAGCACCTGCTCCCCTGCAAAACCAGGCACCGAGGGCCCCTCCGACTCCTCGCCTCGCTCACCTGCAGGCCATGCCCACGCCCCATCTGTTCTCCAACTGCACCCACCACCTGTATACCCCTCACTTTCCTTAATGGGAGGCAGGATTCTATGGGATCGATGACACTTGGGTCAGGACCTGGGTATGAATTCCAGTCCTGCCCCGTTTCAGCTCTGTGGTCTCTCAGTTTCCTGGTGTGTAAATTGGAGCTAGTAGCTTCACAGGACTGCTGTAAGGATTGAGTGAGATAATCCACAGTGTCTGAACACACAGCAACACATAATCATGCTGGCTACTACCAGCAAATGATGTAAAATGGGGCAGTCTTGAGGGTGAGGCGAGATCGCGTCATGGCGTGGATCACCGCGCAGGGAGGCCATCAGTGTGAACTGTTACTATGACTTCAAGCCCCCTTCACGTCTCTACTGTTGAGCAGGCCCCCCAACTCTCACCTTGCGCCCCTGCCCCCACGTCCAGCTACCTTCTGTTCCAGGGCTTTCCTCACTCAATAGCCTGCTTGTCGATGGTATTAAGACATAAATTCAACGCTGGCCCTCCGCCTGTTCAAACCTCCGCCTGTCCAgcaccccccaacccctccccctaCAAATACACTCAGCCATCCCTCCACCCCTACCTCTTCACCCTGAGCCCTCTGGGatcttccctgcctccctccctggcaGAAACCATCCACACCATAACCTCCACCAGGCACTGAACTTGCCTCTCACCATCTGCAGCCACCTTTGTTCTGGGTACCCAGAGGGCGGGACAAGCTGATGCCCTTCCTAGTTAAGTCTCTTCTCcacccttctcccctctcccacagCTAACCAGATAAACATATTTTGTGGGGCTCAACCAAACAACGTGTGAGGACCACTGGTGTCCAGGGGAAAGCAGGAGTCTGGAATGTCTGCAGCTGGGGCAGGCCCGGTCCTTTCACCCTGCCTGGCCAGGAACTGACTCTTCAGTCTTTCTGCCCCTCGGCTGCCTTCCCATCACCCCACCTATGCCTGCAGGGCCAccccagaggagaagggaacttCTCTTCTCTGCAAGAAGCTTGTTATTCTAGAAATTCAGCTTCTTAGGGTGGGACACTTCATGCCTGGGGCACACCAGTGATCTTAGAAGCTAAGCTGACTTAACTTGCTGGGAGTCTTCTCCTCCCTCCACTCTGGGTACATCACCTGGGCACATCACCTGGGCACATCACCTGGGCACCACCCGTGCTTACGTATTTGAGGAAGAGGTGAAGCTCTCGGTGATCTTGAGGGTTGATGGTGGCCTCGAAAAGGGGCAGGaagatattctccagcatcttccCAAAGCTTGGCAGCAGCTTCTTTAACCTAAATATGTCACTGGGGGAAAGTGAGACTTGCCGATAAAGGTGGTTCCAATAGCCCCCTCAACCTGTCAGAGATCAGCCCTGGTCCCTTCCTCAGGCAGAGCAAGTCCCCATTTAAGCACCCAGGGCAGGGTCAGAGGTGGGGCTCCAACACAGATCCCTCCCCTCCTCGCCAAGTTCTGCAATACCAAGCATTGGTTGGCACACTCAGCACCTACCCATGCCCATCAGTGAGCTTTCTTCAGCTAGAGGCCACACTGGGAGGGGGGCGCTGGGATTCAGGCTGATCCAACTCCCTGCCACTCAGCTCAGTTCCCCTAAACCACAAGTCCCAGACATTCCAGGGGCCCTATATTGCCCAGACTGGAGAGGACAGGGGTAGTCTGAGCCATATCCAGGCAGTGGGCCAGCAATGTAGGCCCCCATCAGGTTATGCAGACTCCCAGCCTCACCCAAAAAGATAGTCCATCCTCAAATCACAGTGACAAGAAGATGGGCAGTCGTtcccaccagggcttcccaggtggtacagtggtgaagaatcagcctgccaatgcaggagacacaagggacacgggttcgacctgtgggtcaggaagatcccctggaggagtgcatggccacccactccagtattcttgcctggaaaattccatgggcagaagagcctggtgggctacagtcaatgggttgcaaagagtcagacatgactgagtgactgagcacggtTCCACCAGGCCTTTGCGATTATATGTTCCTCAAACAACAGTGTTGAAGCATCACAAAGTATCTGTGCAGACCGCCCCTCTCTGTAGGGGAGTCCCAGGGGCACTAGGCCTAGGCTGGCACTGGAACAGGCTCAGCAGATCCTGTGGGACAGGCTGGCGACCCCAGAGGACACGGGGAGACAGCAGCTGCCTCACTTACTAGATCCGGGGCACCTggatgatccagcgcatgttgggCGAGTAGACCTTGTGCTGGATGAACCAGCGGGCCAGGTTGGGCCACTCCTCGGGACTGCGGCCGTAGATGGAGAGCCGTGGCTCTGAGTACTGGTACTTGCTCTCCTCCAGCTCCCAGGCCACCTCCTGGCACAAAGAAGAGCTCAGATCAgcccaagggttgaacctgggttGACCCCAGCAGCAGACCCTGCAGCTCCCCCAGCCACCAGCTCCCCAGCTCATAAGGCCTGATCTACACCTCTGTTAGCACTCACTCCACCCTCGTGGGGAAGAAAGCCCTGGGTTGCACAGTCACACGTGTGACTAGAGGCCCGGGGGCAGAAGCGTCACCAAACAGAGCGAACCTGTACCCAGTGTAGGCTGCAAACACGCAGAGCAGCAAGCCTGGCTGTGGAGGGCTGCGCTGGGACGGacatcctccccttcctcttgccCGCAGTCAGCACAGTCCATACACAGCACTTCCTGCCCACCCGGAAGCCGGCGGCCAGGGCCACAGCACTGGGCATTGGCGCCTGCCCCTCGCCTGAGCTGGATGGACAGGGATTCAGGAAGGGGAAGAGGACAGGAGCCCCTGCAGGCCCCCACTCCCTGGACGCAGATGCTGTCGGGAATCCGAGGAGGGCTTGAGATGCCCAGGGCTCACTCACCTTGACCATCCGAGCGAAGTACTCTCCTCCTAGGTAGTTTTCTGTTTTCAGATACAGGTCTCGCAGCTCGCTGGCCCCCACAGGGTTGTACTTGGAGTTGAACTTGTCAAAGCGGTGGAATGTCTGCcggccctggagaaagaaataccaGCTAGCTCACCACGCTGTCCTGCAGCCACCAGACACACGCCTCCTCCAGCCATTACAATGTGGCCTCCGTGAGCCACACTGAAAGGCACCTTCTATGTCAGTTCGTACATGGAAGCTTGGAAAGTCCCAGGGCCGGGACCACACGTCCTCACTCGGTCAGCCCTGGGGTCCGTTCCTGAGACCCTCTTGAGCAGGGTCAAGGTCCTCGTGCTTCTAGGAGCAGGGCTAGCTGAGCGAGCAAAGAATACTGAGCCATCCGTAATAACATGTGCCCTATTACTGCTTGGACTGCATAAGGCCCTTTTTCCACATCTCCTCATTCAGTGTCTGCTTTTAGGATTTTTTCACTGTGGTGAAATGTATACAACACAAAATGTGccgtcttaaccatttttaagtgtacattcaCACTGCTGCACAGCTATCACCACCATCTGTCCCCAGAACTCTCttcatcttacaaaactgaaactacGTCCTCACAAAACAACTCCCCACGACGCCTCCCCCAGCCCACGGGAACCAccattctcctttctgtctccatgggTTTGCCTGTTCCAGATGCCTCATACATGTGCAATCATGCAGtacttgtccttttgtgtctgacttctttgatttataatgttttcagggttcatccgtGGATGTGGCAGGTTATCAGTACTTTACCCCTTTTCaggactgaataatattccagtgtgtgtgtgtgtgtgtgtgtgtgtgtgtacattttgtttatccattcaagtGGTGATGGACACTCTTTGgccactgtgaataatgctgtgataAGCACTGATGTGCAAGTATCAGTTTTAGTCCCTGGGGTCTATACCTAGGATTGGGATTGCTGGAATACATGGTAATTCTACATTTAACTTCCTGAGGAGCGGCCACACTGTTTTCTACAGCAGCTGCACCTCCATTTAGTACTTTAATAACACTGCAATGTCATTAAGGCACGTGGTAGTCACCATGTTACAAGCAAGGAAATAAAAGCTCAAGTGAATTACTCAAAGGCACTTAACTCTTACGTAGCGGAAATGGGAGTTAGAAGGGGAATGTCTCTGACTCCAAGtcacaccctcttctcctctgtccCAAGGCTGCTTCCAGCCCTTACTCTCTGAGGATAAACTGCCTCTCACAGTTCCCACGGCTGGAAGAGAAAGAGATGCCTACACAGCCAGCCCCTCTCCAAGACCAATCGTGGCTGCTTTCCAGCAGGCTGAGTCCTCCACCAGGACTGCGTGAGGCCCTGGGGCCGAGCCCACTCACCGCATGGACGTCCAGCGAGTCCACAGTGAGGTCGTACGGGTCCATGTGCAGGCTGTCGAACACCTGCCGCAGGGTGATCTTCCGGCCCCGCTTCTCGGCCACTGTCCTGTCGGGCTCCGTCTGGTACGTGTGCTTAATGAAGCGCAGCAGGTGCTTCTGGTTCATGCAGGCAGCTGCATGGATGTGCGTGTCCACCTGCGACACAGGCCCAGCACGTGAGCCGAGCCGCCTCCCTCGGCACCGAGAACCAGGACCCCCGGGCCTCGGTGTCGCGTGCAGAGCCTCAGCACCCCCCTGGTGCTGGACCGCCCCACCCCGTATCTCTTCTAGAACTGGGCTTCCCCGCCCTAGCCTTGCTGCCCAATCCCCCTTCTTACAGCATCAGGAGACCTTTTCTTAGTACAGTTCAAATCTGGCCATTGTCCCTGTTAACACATCAGTGCTGCCCAACATTTCAAAATAACGCCCAAGTTCCTTAGCCTGGGATTCAAGGCTTCCTTTCAGTCTTAAGTCTCACCTTGCCCTgctctctgctccagccaggaCACCTCACTTACAGGTATCCGAGGAGCCATGCTACTCCTCAGCCTGGatgtcttccttcctccccaccagtCTCATCCACTTGGAAGTCTTCTACGACCTCCTCCACATACAAGCCTATCCTGATCCCCCAAACACAACGAGCGAGTTTTCCCCTTGTCCAACCTGGAGCCCTGGCGCAGACATTCCTGTCACTGTATGTATCCTCCAGTCCTCTCTAATAAGTTTCTATCTACTTCATCATTAGACTGGAAGCTCAGTCCTCAAGGACAGGGGCGTGTCTGTGCATCTAAGTCTCCAGTGCCTACCCCAGAGCCTGGGATGATGTGAAATCAATGGATGGATGAACGGACCAATGAACAGGTGTGGGAGGTTCCGACCATTTCAGTGATATCCACCTCCTCCTCATAGAACCCCGAGGGCTCACGTAATGCCCCGCAAAATCCCACACTTGCTACTGACCTCTCTTAGAACCCCCAGAGCATTCCCCTCAGCCACCAGCCCTAAAGAAACAGAGCCCTGGCTAAGCTGAGGGATGGCCTGAAGTCACAGTGGGCAGCCTGACCCTCTTCCATAAAGCCAAGGGGCCTGCAGGAGGTCCCAGGGAAGGTGGCAGTGACCTCACAGGCCAGGGTGCTGCCAACCACTAGCCCACACTCTGCAGTCCCTGCTGCGGCCAGCTTGGCAATCTGCCAGGGCTGGGGTAAGGAGGCGGCTGACTTCAGGCCAAGGAATGCTGTCCACAGCTGGCCAGGCATCTCCGAGTCATGCCAAACCCGACATCCAATCCACTGAACCTCTGTGAGCTTTCCACCAGCCAGCCCCTGTCACCGGCCACATCACTCACTCCTCGGGgccctcctgcctttaatcccGCCACTCCTACCAGGAAGACAGACCACTGGGCATCAGAGAAACGAAGCACCAAAAGTTAAAACATCACCCAAAGCTCAGGCCCCTCAGGGACAGGCTGGACTCGTGGGGGAGGCACAAGCGAAGGTCAGCCGGCCTCAGCTCAGCCGTCCGGACACAGCTGGGCTCAACCACCTCAGGATGACTCAGCACATTCTGGGCTTTCTTGCTGTCCTCCGGCATCCCAGTGACACACCGCAGGGGGTGGGTGCAGCCTGTGCTTACCCCCGTGAGTCACAAGGTGAGGAAGGAAAACAGCTGCACAATCCAGGAAGCACGGGATCCAAACTTCAGAACTACCAGGGTGATTATTTTAGGAACAAGTAAGACAGCCTGTAATCGGAGGTCAGCACTTTCAATTCACTGGAAGATCCAAGAGCATTCCTTGCTTTCACCTAAGATCTGGGTCTAAACAAACAGTGGTTTCTAAATGGGCTGGCCAGTACCTGGCCTCTAAGCCAACACTATTTCCACATccatagtgaaagtcgctcagttgtgtccgactctttgcgaccccatggactgtagcccgccaggctcctctgtcatggaattctccaggccagaatagtggagtgggtagctgttcccttctccaagggatcttcccaaccctgggatcaaacccaggtctaccgcacTGCAGGCATCCacatctttaccagctgagccaccagagaagcccaagaatactggagtgggaagcctatcccttcttcaggggatcttcctgacttaggaatcgaactggggtctgcCACATCCATGGCAGACATCAATAATCAACTACAGCACCCTTCACTAAGCTTTGGGAATAGCCTCAGGTAGCCACTACCCATTGGTCAAGTTTGGCACAGAAGATGAAACCTGTTTGCTCTCCATGGTATGAAACAAAGCAAAGTGGGTAAGGCCTAATCCTACCCCACTGCCAAGCAACAAACACACTCAGCCCCTTGTTCTCAGCTCCGAGCTGAAAACAATCATTTCAGTTACACACACCTGCTGGTTGGGCCTCACGGTGCCAGGACCCAGGATCTGCTGTGATACTGCAGGTAATTTCACAATACCACCCACACTGACCCATGGCCACACACAGCTCCTGCCTCAGAGCAGGGCCACCATGACACTGAGAGCCACTTGGAAGTGAGGAGGCCACCTCCCAGCCCATCCTGACTTCAGAATCAGCTCTCCTCCCCTCGCAGAGAATTCCAGGGTAAGAGCAGTCAGCACCCAGGAGACAGGGAGGGGCAGGCACAGCCTGACCTGGAGCAGACCTTGGCCTGTGTTTATGGACGGCTGTGGAGCCAGAGTGCAGCCCAGCACAGCACTCAAAGAATCTCCATTCAGAGAGTACCCGAACCCCCAGATTGACAGAGAGCTCGAGGTTTGGCTCTGGTATGTAaccacagcccccacccctgtccccagGACTCTCACCCACAGAGTGGCCAGAGAGCAGCTGGCCAGCCCATCAGCACCCACAGGGGCCCCGCTTCAGAAGCAAACAGTGTCGGAGCTGGTGCAGTCAGCAAGGACACTGCAGGAGGCCGGCCGGCCCTGAGCATGCCCATGTGCGGAGGGCAGGCTTGCCCAGAGCTGGGTGAGGAATTTCCCTGGACACCCATCTAGGGTGAAGCGTTCATGGAGGCACGATAGAGAGGAGCTGGCCTATTGACTGAGGCACCCATCTGTCTGAGCGCCTGAGGATCACAGAGAAGAAACAGACGGTGCTTGAAGGTAAACATCCAACACATGCCCTTTCACCTCTGCCTGGAAATCCCCAAGACTTTTACGTAAGccttagagcccaggagctgagcATAACTCATTCTAAGTCAGCTCAGTTCCGACCTCTTCCTGAAAGACACCTCTATCACATCCCTATCAAACTAATAGTAACCAGCTGGGAACTGCTTATAGACAGAAAGCGACCCTTACTCAGCATCAAATGTCCCTCACTTGGCACTGATCCCATGCTTGATATATATTAGTTATatggaataaaatggaaaagcaggAGGAGGCGACCATTTAAATACAGGCTTATCCCAACTGCAGCCCCTGAGCCCAGGAGTAGGCTGCTCATCCACTctagagggcagagagagaagcaCATCAGATACTTGTTCTTAAACACACCCagtccaaaaggaagaaaaaccacACACTCCCAAGTCCAAAGAGGTCTTAACATTGATAACTGTTTTTCGATCCATGATAAATTTGAGGCAAGCTCTATGTCTCAATTCTTAATAGGTCCTGCTCTATTTTTCAAGCAGGATGGTACATTCTAACAGATATACAACAAAGTCATAACAAGTACCATCTGAGGCGTGGCCGGACACATGGAAGACTGGCCAGTTTTCCTTTTGTTCATAGGAAGGCCACATTGGGGACCAGCCCCCGACTGGCTAGGGCCGGAATGGGTTGGAATGAGGCCTGGGACAGGAGCTCTGAACGCTGGCCCGCTAACGCACCTTTCTCACGTTATAGAAGTCTCGGTGGGGGTTACTCTTCAACTCTTTGAACTCAGACATTTCATTTAACATCTCATGTAGGCTGAACTTGGATTCCAGAAAGTTCAGTCGCCGGTGACAATACGTCTtcctgcaggtcaggaaggagaagaaaccACAGTTGAGGAGAAGTCGCATCAGTTCTCCAGTCTGGAGACCTCCGGTGTCTGTGGGGACCCAGTCCTGGGTGTAAGGTCAGGATGGAGCAGAGAGGGATGAGAAGGGGCCAGCTATCCACAGACCCAGCTAAACTGTGTAACCACAGCCACGTGCTCTATGAAACGCGTGGAGAGTCAATAGGGGCCAGTAGAGAgctgaccggagaaggcaatggcaccccactccagtactcttgcccagaaaatcccatggaccgaggagcctggtgggctgcagtccatggggtagctaagagtcggacacgactgagcgacttcactttcacttttcactttcatgcattggagaaggcaatggcaacccactccagtgttcttgcctagagaatcccagggacaggggagcctggtgggctgccgtctatggggtcacacagagtcggacacgactgaggtgacttagcagcagcagcagcagagagctgaCCTCATACAGATTCCTTCTGTATGAGCTTTAGAGGTTTAGGCAATTAATCTCAAGCTGCTGTCTCTCATGAACAAATACAGAGATGGTACTACCCAAGACTGAAGTGAGGGCCAAATTGGCTTAGGGTGTGAAGGGTCCAACTCAGCTTCGTGGATACTCAAAGAAAGTCTCCCTCTTTCAGCCCTTCCATCTTTCCACCCTCCCATCTATCCTCTGCCAGCTTTCATTCCTTGAAAGGAGTTTCACTTCTGTCCAGAAGATCAGTAATACAGTCAAATCCAAAGGCATGACCTTCCCGCCTTGGCTGTGACCAGATGACACCCAGAAGATTTCTCAGCCCTGAGGCTTCAGGACGAGGGGTGGATGTTCTGCATCGTAGGCAGATGAGGGATATAGGGGTGTTGCTACCAGGACAGAAGTCCATGAAAGAACTGATGTCCCCACCAGCTTGCAAAGGCCACTGGAGGGTGGGAGCACCCACTGTTCTCAGCCAACAGCCAGCGCACATCCAGCCCAGGGGCCTGGCCACGTGCCTGTGCCACAGCTACACAGAACATGCAACCACAAGTCGGGCCACTCTGCTCCCCTGTGGCCCCCAGATGCACATGGCTCCCTTGGCACCCAGGCACAGAGACCCTTGTAAAGAGCGGCCACCAAGCCTGGACCAGCACCACCATATGTGTGCCAGGATGAGCCCACAGCCAAGCATGGCAGAGTCTGGGTCAGACGGGACTCTCAAGGGCATCTTTCCCAGTCCCTCTCCTGGTAGGACTCGCCCTGACAGTCTCCCAGACAGGACAGCTGCTGCTCACACACCTCCTGGAACAGCCCTGTCCCCAAGGCTTCCCCTCAGATCCTCTGTTCACATTGGCTGAGGCAAGCTCCCAGGGATCCCACTCTCCCCccagctcttccctctgccctcagATCACCAAGGACCTCGACCCACTCTGTCCATCCCCTCGGGGCCCACTCTCCTCCCGTAGAAACTGGCGTCACCCAACTCCCAGCAAAACCCAAACAGAAGGACAAGAGAGAAGTCCCTCAGCTGTGACCAGCTTCCTCTGCTCCCCCAAGCTGGGCACTCATGCGCAACCTCCACTGCTGATTCCCTTAAATGCTCTCCGAGGAGTGAGGGCCGGAACTCAGGAAGACAGTTCCCTGCCAGGGTAGCTCCAGCTAAGCCTAGAAGCATCCTGGGAGTTGTGGCTCAGAGttcccaggctccctgcactcCCTGCTCCAGAAACATGGAAAAACCAACACCGGAAGCAACAGTCTTCACGGCTCCCCCACCATCTACCCTAAAGCCCTGGGCTGGTAACTCTCTGCATTGCTGCTGTCCGGCCTGGGGTGAGGGCTGACCATCATTCTAAGGTGCACAGGTGGCCACCGGCAAGCAGGAGCTCCACACCCGTGCATGCGGAAGGCACAGGCAGGAGCAACTCGAAGAATACGCCAGTCTGTGAAGAAAAATTGTCGCAAAAGCCCAAAAGCACTGGGAAGAGAGAAACCCACAAAGCCCTCTCTGCGGTGGTTTAACTGAGGGAAAGCCCAGAGCAGAAGGCCTGCCCTGGTCCCTTCTACAGAGCAGTGCTCCTGCAGAAAGAGGTGGACTCACCTGGTCATGGAGGGGGAAGGGGACTTACGTGGGGCCATCCGTGATGAGAGCCAGGATGTGGCTCATGTCCACCGTGTAGGTCTCCAGGTCGGGGTAGGGTAGGCTGTGGGGCTCCTGGCGCTCCAGCATCTTCTTGTTGTCATAC
Protein-coding regions in this window:
- the AMPD3 gene encoding AMP deaminase 3 isoform X3 translates to MIREKYARLAYHRFPRTTAQYLGHRRLDTTPLEEGLPDFHPPPLPEEDPYCLENAPPNLGYLVRMQGGILYVYDNKKMLERQEPHSLPYPDLETYTVDMSHILALITDGPTKTYCHRRLNFLESKFSLHEMLNEMSEFKELKSNPHRDFYNVRKVDTHIHAAACMNQKHLLRFIKHTYQTEPDRTVAEKRGRKITLRQVFDSLHMDPYDLTVDSLDVHAGRQTFHRFDKFNSKYNPVGASELRDLYLKTENYLGGEYFARMVKEVAWELEESKYQYSEPRLSIYGRSPEEWPNLARWFIQHKVYSPNMRWIIQVPRIYDIFRLKKLLPSFGKMLENIFLPLFEATINPQDHRELHLFLKYVTGFDSVDDESKHSDHMFSDKSPSPDVWTSEQNPPYSYYLYYMYANIMVLNNLRRERGLSTFLFRPHCGEAGSITHLVSAFLTADNISHGLLLKKSPVLQYLYYLAQIPIAMSPLSNNSLFLEYSKNPLREFLHKGLHVSLSTDDPMQFHYTKEALMEEYAIAAQVWKLSTCDLCEIARNSVLQSGLSHQEKQKFLGQNYYKEGPEGNDIRKTNVAQIRMAFRYETLCNELSFLSDAMKSEEITALTN